Part of the Deltaproteobacteria bacterium genome is shown below.
GGTCGGGCTCGGCCTGGCTGAAGAACGCGCGCACCGCCTCGCGGACTTCGTCCGGCTTCTCGAGCTTGTTCACGTTGCTGCGGAAGAAGCTCGCCCCGCGGAGACCGTGCGTGTACCAGCCCAGGTGCCGTCGGAAGCTGTGCACCGCTGCGCGCTCGTTGGGATCGCGGCCCTCGCTCACGAAGGCGAGGTGCTCGTCGAAGTGGCGCACCACGAGCTGCGCGCGCTCGGCCGGCGTCGGCTTGGGGCCGCCGAGCAGCTCGCGGAAGATCCACGGATAGCCGAGCGCGCCGCGGCCGATCATCACCGCGTCGCAGCCGGTCTCTTCGATCATCCGGTGCGCGAGCGCCACGCTGGTCACGTCGCCGTTGCCAATGACCGGGATCGACACCGCCTGCTTCACCGCGCGGATCAGGCTCCAGTCGGCCTTGCCGGTGTAGCCCTGGGCCCGCGTGCGCGCGTGCAACGCGACCGCTGCTGCGCCTGCGCGCTCGAGCTCCTGGGCCACGGTCACGCAATTCACGCTCTTGCTGTCCCAGCCGCTGCGGATCTTCACGGTCACGGGCAGGCTGCAGGCGTCGCGGATGGCGCGGACGATCTCGCCGGCGCGGGGTGGGTCGCAAAGCAGCGCAGATCCAGCCGAATTCCGCGTCACCTTGGGCACCGGGCAGCCCATGTTGATGTCGATGATGTGCGCGCCCTTCTCTTTCGCCACGACGGCCGCCTTGGCCATCGCGTCGGGCTCGCCGCCGAAGATCTGCACCGGATAGGGGTTCTCGATCTTCGGATCGTGCCGCAAATACCGCAGGGTGCGCGCCGACAGCCGGAACAGACCCTGCGCGCTCACCAGCTCGGTCGGCGCGAGGCCAGCGCCGAGCTCGAGCGCGATGCGCCGGAACGGCATCTCGCTGACCGCGGCCATGGGCGCGAGGATCCAGCGATTCGGGAGCGTGTACGGGCCAATCTGCACGGGAGCCATCTACACGCCGCCCATCGCGTTCGCAAATGCACGATGCACTGCACTTGGCCTGCGCCTGCTGCGTTGAGCAGGGGTCGGCGAGATCGAAAAGGCATGTGGCGCCCGTCTCTCGAGGCGCGATCTCGGCCTGGTAGGCGCCCCCCAACCTCGCCTACGCGGAG
Proteins encoded:
- the dusB gene encoding tRNA dihydrouridine synthase DusB; its protein translation is MAPVQIGPYTLPNRWILAPMAAVSEMPFRRIALELGAGLAPTELVSAQGLFRLSARTLRYLRHDPKIENPYPVQIFGGEPDAMAKAAVVAKEKGAHIIDINMGCPVPKVTRNSAGSALLCDPPRAGEIVRAIRDACSLPVTVKIRSGWDSKSVNCVTVAQELERAGAAAVALHARTRAQGYTGKADWSLIRAVKQAVSIPVIGNGDVTSVALAHRMIEETGCDAVMIGRGALGYPWIFRELLGGPKPTPAERAQLVVRHFDEHLAFVSEGRDPNERAAVHSFRRHLGWYTHGLRGASFFRSNVNKLEKPDEVREAVRAFFSQAEPDQNPVQDDQELDYRAAYG